The Aspergillus flavus chromosome 2, complete sequence region CTTTGATCACCGGCCCGGATAACTTGATCGGAAACGGAGGCTCTGGGCCACTGTCTGGCCCAGTAACGGGATCTCGAGGGCCGTCTGGACGCATCCTTTGTTGATTATAACAAATCTATGGACTAAATCCAGCGTTTGTCTGGCGATGAGCAGCAATTGAAAGTGAGCAAAATGGTGGAATGTGGAAGAAGGCCGCGGTATCGATAAGGCGGGCGATGCGGGGGTATCGGCCATGACGGAATGAATGCATGTTGATTGGTGAGACTGGTACAGGATTACCGGTATTTTACCCTATATGGTGCCTGAGGCGGAGAGGTTCGATGAAGCATAATCAGTTGACTCTTCTAACTATGTAGGACCTGGTATTTCATCAATTGTTCTCTTGCCCCGCGATCATGTTGTTTCCGATCTCTCTCAAGACATCCTTCCTGATCTTTCCACTCCCCGTCACAGGATACTGTCCGATCGGATCGCCGGGTCCAACCCAGAAGACATGGACCGGGGCCTTATGTCGACCAAGGACTTGCCATATCCAGTCTTTCACATCATTCAGAGAAGGCCTGTTATGCTGTGGGAGTGATTGAAGAAAGGCAGCAACAACCTCGCCGTATTTATCATCCTTCAGTCCGACAATGGCAGCCTGCTCAATGTCTGGGTGCTCCATAAGCCTTTCTTCGATCTCCGTAGGATAGATGTTTTCCCCTCCTAACTAAGATCAGCTCATCTGCAACACTGACTCTAACCAAGCAAGCTCACCCCGgataataatatctttgATTCTTCCTGTGATGCGACAGTATCCTTTTTCATCAATCGAGGCTTCGTCGCCCGTATGGATCCATATCACGCCGTTTTCATCACGTACCAGAGCTTCAGCTGTCTTTTCCTCGTTCTTGTAGTATCCCTTCTGTAGCAGATACCCTGATATACAAAGCTCGCCCCGGATTCCCTTGGGGAGTATGTGGTTCTGGCTGTCCACGACCTTGGCCTGGACGTGAGGGAGTGCTTTGCCTACAGTTTCCAGTTTCTCTCTAGCTGGGTCCGTGGCTGCTGTCATGAAGCTTCCGGCGGAGGTTTCGGTCATCCCTAGGCCAATACGTCAATATGGAAAAAggaatgaaaatgaaaaacaaaaaaaaaaaaaggggggggggggggggggggggggtaATCAAGGACCCCCAGGCCAGAAAAACAAACCGTAAATGATTCTCAGATCCATGGGACTGAAAGTCGCCTGTATTTCGTCCAATAGACTCGGTGCTACCTTCATGCCTCCTACCATACCGGCTCGGACAGTTTTAACTTTCACTTTTCTGTGCTGGAGCTGCTGTAATATAGCCACGAACATAGTTGGAACGCCATGCAGCACGGTACATCCATAGCGTTTCAAAGCATCCACCACGGCAGAGGCGTCAAAATCTCGACTCGGGAGAACAATGGTAGCTCCACACGCAAGTGAGCATATCAGGCCACTGACGAGACCGAAGGCGTGAAATAATGGTGGCGGGCAACAGACGATATCATCGGGGTTTAGATCCAAACGGGCACCGCACATGCGTCCATTGTTAATGATGCCACTGCTTGGTCAATTAAACCCAACCGCGTCAATACACCAACTTGGAAACCTTACAAATGGCTAAGCATAGCGGCTTTTGGAAGTCCTGCCGTTCCGCTGGTGAACTGGAGATAGACCGTATCATGACACTGCACTGAGCGCTGCGCTTGATGTAAGGCTTGCTGTGGTACCGAGTTCCCTAAAAGTAGAACATCATCCCAGGTAAGTGTCTCATGAGTGTCCACATAATCCGTTCGGATCAAGACGGTCTGCTTCAGGCCAGGGACTGGGTGGGTCTGGATATGCTGGATGAGAAACCTAGTAGATCCGAAGTTCACCATGTCACCTATGAAAAACAAGGACGTTTCTGCTTCCATTAGCAATAGACCATTGCGTTGCGTACACTCATCTTAGATTAGTCGAACTTGCCTGTATGCCTGATGGCCCGATCACATTCCAGAAATGTGAAGGTCTTATTTAGCACCACCAGAACTGCTCCAATCCGAGCCACAGCAACAACCAAAGCGGCAAATCGTTCATCGTCCCCGGAGAAGATCGCAACTCGATCACCCCTGCCGATACCCATGGCAAGAAGCCCTTTAGCGATATCCTGTGTATGCTGGCACAAAACTTGAAAACTAAGCCGAGCACCACTCCACGGGACAATAATGGCATCTTTGGACCCAAAACTCTCAGACTGCTGGTCCATAAGCTGTCCCAACGTTAGATGACAGAGAGGTGGCTCTCTGGGTCCCTGGACAATAGATAAAGAAGGGTGTGCCATGTTTGTAGATCAAAAAGGCTTTCAGATTCACTTCAAGCGAAGCGATAGAAAGGAGGAACTGCCTGATCTAGTCAAGCATTTCAAGCCCCTGTTTAGTAAAGCAGCCAAGGTGCGGTTAGGATGGCCTTGCTGAACTATAAAGTAACGCTATGTGACTGGGCTTGCCAGGCAGGTAAATGCCTGCTGCTGATTCACCTTTTGAGACGGTCTGTAGGTGCTTGGGATGAGATTGGTCGTTTTCTTCGTTGTTGTGCTTAATGCAGCAGCACCTCTACATTCACTCCTTCGTATCCAAGGTAATTTATCGTtctttggtggtgatgagaCTGTCAGTCTCCTTGTTTCACTATAGGATGCTCTCCATGATCAGGGGCTAGGGTCGCCTACTTCGCTCGTTCAAGAATATACCACCCTTAATATGTGCAGACACATATATAcaatagaaagaaatcaaaacagAGGAGCCCCATAAACAGCTCCTTGGGAATCATACAAACAATTATGTACCAGTGCCAGGATACAAGGGCATAGCAATAAGATCAAAGGAAACAACAAGACATCAAAGGACAAACCATTTTTTAAATCCTCCCAAACGTTGACCGTACATGTGGATTACAGTATCAATGGTAGCTGGCATGACCCATAATAcaataaataaaatcaaatgcATGGCAAGAACTATTGATGCGTTAGTAACCTCCTATCGGgagaaaccaaaagaaaagggttGCTCACATTCATCACAATAAGCATAGGAATGTCGAATACGTCTCGTTTTACTGTCCAGCAGTATGCGCATTCAACTTTGCCGTCTTTAAAGCCCAGTTGATTCATGCCCGCCTCGCTGGCGATGCCCCCTTTGCGCAGATGGCTGTTCCACCGTTGGTTATCATCTGACTGATTCTCCATGTCCTCCTTCGTTTTGTATTTCAACAGTTTGCATGTCGTCATGACACTACCACGTGAGTCCCCAAAGGCAAGTCGGGCGAAATCTTCGTAGAATTCCACCACACTGTCGTCATCAAGCAGCTCGGCCAAGAACACTGGTTGCGGGCGACCAGGAGTGCTTTCCGCCACGGAGCCTCGTGGAGTAAAGCTCCGCGATGATGTTCCCGAGCCCGGAACAGAGCCACCTGTATTGACATTCAGGTTGGGCTCCTTACCTAAAAGGACGTCTTTTTTCCATCCGGTAAGGATACTAAACTCCTTTCCCACAGCCGCGATTTCCCCCGTGCGTCGACAAACGATGGTTGGGGTGCCACACGCATTGATGAAGTCTTCATATTCGAACAAGGTTCGCTGGAAACATTTCTCCATGAATATTAGGTCGTCCCGGTTCAGAGTCTTGGTCGTCGCAATGAAAGACGGGCGGATCGACGCCAGCGCCTTGGCGATTTGTAAAGTCTTCTGTGGCGAAAAGCGTCGTTGAATAAATGCGGTCAGATTATGGAAACGATTGGTGTAGGCATACGGCTCCTTGACGTTCTCATATATGGATGAGGGGTTCCGTTGGCGTCGTCTAACCCCGACCTGTAAGTTTTGGTGCTTTAAACTCGGTGTCGTAATCGTAGGTCGTGGTCCGTTCGCAGAGAGGCCATTTGACTTTGCTGTCACCGCACTGCTGAACGTAGCATCATCAAAGCCCGTCGTTATTTGAGGACTAGTCGTTGCATTGGGGCTTGCAAAGCTGCCAGGGCCGCTTTCGATCGCAAAGGCATGTGGCGCATCTGCCTTGGTCAAGTGTCCCGGGATTACACTTCCTTGGCCGGACTGTGGGTAAACGCCTCCAACATTTACATGAGTTTGGCCCGTGGGTTGCCCGCTGGACCATTCATTCAGAAGGGGGTCGCCGAAAATGAATGGCTGTTGACCTCCAGGGCTCTCGCCGAAAGCTGCAGCGCCAGTGATCGGCGTGCCGGAGAATTGAGCCGAGCCACTACGTCCCATTGAGCCTCGCTGGGTAGCGGAATCACTGGGTGAGTCACCAGCCCCAGTAGCCATATGTCCAAGCATGCCAAACTCCAACGCACCATAGCGATTCTCAAAGTTCATACTGGACAGGTCAAAGTTAAAGAGGGCCGGGTCACTGGGGTCAAAGAAGGGCCCGGCAAATGGGTTTTGGCTGGGGTTAGTCGCGCCGGACACGCCGGTGCTGGGCGGCTGCTGATTAACTTGTGATGAAAGGCTGTTGTTTCGAGCGGCTGGGTTGGCTTTCAGGGTAAAGGTCGGCGAGACAGGGGACTGGGAGGTGAAAGAATTTTGGTTCATAGTATTTTCCTGATAGACACTATAGGAGTTCGACTGCGGCGTGGGGTAGAAATTGGGACTGGAACTCGGCTGTGTAGTGGCATTAACTGCATTGGCGCCATTTCTAGACAAGGGCAAGTTACTCCGCATCGtgttattatagaaattccCGCCAATTCCAGGCATCAACGCTCCATCTGGTGCATCATGAAGATATTTGGCTTTTTTGCGAACCCCATCGTGGCACGCATCTTGGAGACCACGTTTGATACACCGTTGACAAGGCCTTTCGTCACCTGTGCGTAGCTGGGTATTAGTACTGACTCGGCTCTCAAGCTAATCACATGCAGGAATACATCGGCTGGGCCACGGCACatgagagggaaggaaggggaGAGAGGGAAACCATGCGAACAAAACTGAAAAGAAGGCAGTCTAGCGTACCGCAAGTCAGATGCGCCCGTTGACAAGCAAAGCAAGCCCTCCGTGCTTTCTTCCGTCGTGGTCTTGAGGGATCCTTCGGGTTCGGTTTTTGGCCAGTTTCCGCAGGCGCATTACCATCGCCattgctcttgttcttgggCTGCTCTGACTGTTCCCCGACGCCTCCGGTCTCTAGCTCGGCCCCTCTGCGATCGGCTGGGGGCGCCGGGGTGCTATCCTGTGCATCCACCGTCATGGTGACATGAAATATCGAAGGCAAGTTGTGCGACCCTCAAAACCTATTGCGCGTTCTATTGCGCGGTGTAGCCGATGACGGAAAGGGTCTGACGTTGAAAGCCGAAGCGAC contains the following coding sequences:
- a CDS encoding transcription factor, whose amino-acid sequence is MTVDAQDSTPAPPADRRGAELETGGVGEQSEQPKNKSNGDGNAPAETGQKPNPKDPSRPRRKKARRACFACQRAHLTCGDERPCQRCIKRGLQDACHDGVRKKAKYLHDAPDGALMPGIGGNFYNNTMRSNLPLSRNGANAVNATTQPSSSPNFYPTPQSNSYSVYQENTMNQNSFTSQSPVSPTFTLKANPAARNNSLSSQVNQQPPSTGVSGATNPSQNPFAGPFFDPSDPALFNFDLSSMNFENRYGALEFGMLGHMATGAGDSPSDSATQRGSMGRSGSAQFSGTPITGAAAFGESPGGQQPFIFGDPLLNEWSSGQPTGQTHVNVGGVYPQSGQGSVIPGHLTKADAPHAFAIESGPGSFASPNATTSPQITTGFDDATFSSAVTAKSNGLSANGPRPTITTPSLKHQNLQVGVRRRQRNPSSIYENVKEPYAYTNRFHNLTAFIQRRFSPQKTLQIAKALASIRPSFIATTKTLNRDDLIFMEKCFQRTLFEYEDFINACGTPTIVCRRTGEIAAVGKEFSILTGWKKDVLLGKEPNLNVNTGGSVPGSGTSSRSFTPRGSVAESTPGRPQPVFLAELLDDDSVVEFYEDFARLAFGDSRGSVMTTCKLLKYKTKEDMENQSDDNQRWNSHLRKGGIASEAGMNQLGFKDGKVECAYCWTVKRDVFDIPMLIVMNFLPCI